One Eremothecium cymbalariae DBVPG#7215 chromosome 2, complete sequence DNA window includes the following coding sequences:
- the HSV2 gene encoding phosphatidylinositol-3,5-bisphosphate binding protein HSV2 (similar to Ashbya gossypii ADL134W) produces the protein MKARNPILVHQKNGTPRFLHVNFNQDQECFSCATEKGFEIYNTDPIQCSVKRKFSQNGMSGIGYTRMLYRTNYIGLVGGGTNPRFSTNKIAIWDDIQQRDSISIRFHSPVREIFLSRQYIVVVLSQSIEIYTFSGTPTRICPVINHIHNGTADFVTCNKVRRGSGSQEIDHSNSSKHIVAGILAYPSSIRPGQIHIADLSNIQITNADDPSSTHLPTSIIKAHKNAIHLVKLNRQGTMVATCSVEGTLIRVFSIASGSLVHEFRRGLDRAIIFDMQWDGKGDKLAVVSDKFTLHIFQIDEDLDKRHVLKGWFPKVKYLQGVWSMSSTKLDKTVLTHDDDTCKIGWIGDEALSLLWQKSGIWEKYVMMEKSADYKANEALQNGSTSLGGSKIGWDLVRESWRQL, from the coding sequence ATGAAAGCTAGGAATCCGATATTAGTGCACCAAAAGAATGGCACACCACGTTTTCTGCATGTAAATTTCAACCAGGATCAGGAGTGCTTTAGTTGCGCGACAGAAAAGGGGTTCGAAATATACAACACTGATCCGATACAATGTAGTGTGAAACGTAAGTTCTCCCAGAATGGGATGTCAGGGATTGGGTATACAAGGATGCTTTACCGTACTAACTATATTGGATTGGTTGGGGGTGGGACGAATCCTAGGTTTTCAACAAACAAGATTGCGATATGGGACGATATTCAACAAAGGGATTCGATATCGATTCGATTCCATTCTCCAGTTAGAGAGATATTTTTGTCGAGGCAGTACATAGTTGTGGTGTTGTCACAGAgcattgaaatatataCGTTTAGTGGCACACCTACTAGGATTTGCCCTGTCATCAACCACATCCATAATGGGACTGCGGATTTCGTAACCTGCAACAAGGTTAGGAGAGGCAGTGGTTCTCAGGAAATAGACCATTCCAACTCATCTAAACATATTGTTGCAGGGATATTAGCCTACCCTTCAAGCATTCGGCCAGGACAGATTCACATTGCAGACTTATCAAACATTCAAATAACGAACGCTGATGACCCTTCGTCAACACATCTCCCCACATCCATAATTAAAGCTCACAAAAATGCTATCCATTTGGTGAAGTTGAATCGCCAGGGAACAATGGTGGCTACTTGCTCTGTGGAAGGAACGTTAATACGTGTGTTTAGCATTGCCAGTGGATCGCTAGTTCATGAATTCAGACGGGGTCTAGACCGCGCGATAATCTTCGATATGCAATGGGATGGCAAGGGCGACAAACTTGCTGTTGTGAGTGACAAGTTTACACTTCACATATTTCAAATCGATGAAGATTTAGACAAAAGGCACGTATTGAAGGGCTGGTTTCCAAAGgttaaatatttacaagGGGTATGGAGCATGAGTTCTACAAAATTGGACAAAACCGTATTAACTCATGATGATGACACTTGCAAGATTGGCTGGATTGGAGATGAAGCTTTGAGTTTACTATGGCAAAAGAGTGGTATTTGGGAAAAATACGTGATGATGGAAAAGTCAGCCGACTATAAGGCCAATGAAGCTTTGCAAAATGGCAGCACCAGTCTAGGAGGTAGCAAGATCGGTTGGGACCTTGTTCGCGAGAGTTGGAGACAGCTATA